The Syntrophorhabdaceae bacterium region GAAGCGACGAAATTCGTTCTTCCAAACAGCTCATCGCAGATAACTTTGAGATAATGGACCTCGTTGTCGTCAATCATGATCCAAAGAGAACCTTCGTAGGTGAGCAAACCCGCAAGGAGCATCAAACGATCTCGCATTAGGGATAGCCAAATAGAATGTTCCAGTCCATCGTCATAATGCTCAAACGCACTTCCGGTGTTATACGGCGGGTCGATAAAGACACATTTCACCTTCCCCGCAAACTCCTGCTCCAGCGCCTTCAGCGCCAGCAGGTTGTCCCCAAAGATGAGCCGGTTGTCGAAGATATCCTTCTCGCTCACCCGTTGCGGCGCATGATATGATTTCTCCGGGTCTTCGAGAAGAATCCGCGGCTCCAGCTGCGGCCTGTTCTCCTTTCCAATCCACGTCAATTCCAGCTTTTGCTTGTTATTGGCCACTGCGGTCACATATGATTGCCGCCATGGGGGCCGGCGTCGTGGCTGTCTTGAAATATCTTTTCTATCTCGGGCTTGATTTCCGGCAGCTCTTTCGTTGCCACTCCCCACACAAGGGCATAGTCAATCCCGAAGTAAAGATGGGCAATCTTGTCCCTCATTCTTGCCATATCCTTCCAGGGAACCGACCGGTGTCGTGATCTTACCGATTGGGGGATATTTTTGGCGGCTTCTCCTATATTCGTAATCTTCCAGACAACGGCGCTCTTTGTCTTCTCGTCCTCCAGGAAGGCCGCATAGTCCATGTGGGCAATAAACTTTCCGATATCGTCGATGGCCTTCAGAATGTCCCTGAGAAAGAAGCCATACTCTCTGGTCATATGTAGACGGCCTCTTTCAGGATGCGCTCCCTAAGCTCGGGGCGCAACGCCTCTTGCCTTACGAGGTCGACTTTCCTGCCAAGAAGCCGGCGTAAATGCTCCTCTATATGAACGAACCGCAGGAGACCGGGAACTTCTTCGAACTCTACGAGAATATCAATGTCGCTTCGCCTGTGCTGCTCATCCCTCACGAAAGAGCCGAATATCCCTATCCTTCTGATTCCGTATCTTCCGGCAAGCTTCGCCTTGTTTTTCTCAATGATCGCCTTTACTTCATCAAGGGACCCTGCCATCTCGTCCTCCCGTCATTCTGCATCACCCTATCCTCCATCTTATCAGGAAGAGTTCCTTTCTTTCAATCTTTTGTTTCAGACGTGCTTCGATCTCTTCAATGAGCCGGTCTTTCTTCAGATCGACCTCATCCTGTGCCTGATAGAGGTTCATACGGAGACTGTTTCTCTTTTTTTCAAGTACTTTGATAACTCTCTGAGCTTCCACTTTTTCAGCCAGGCCGGGGAGCTTCTTTGCCTCCGTCTTCCTGAATTTGATCTCCTTGTCCAGCTCTTTCAGCTCTATTTCAAGGCTGCTTTTGACGTCATCCGCCCATTTATCGAGCTTTCCCATTTCCGTATCGAAAAATCCCGCATTGCGCGCACCGATAGCCTGGAGAACTTCGCCTTCCAGCCTTTCAGTCATTTGATTGATCTGATCCCTAACCCCGTTTTTTACCGACAGCTCGCACGGGTTGATCGTAACGGGCAGGGAAAAAAACCTCCGGCATGTGTCGGCATCAAGCCCTGCTCCGTCATCGCAGAATCCGCAGAACAGCAGCTCGTCTTCGGACTCGAAGGTGTTGACCGTGAGGTTGATTACGGAGAGCCAGCCTGCTTTGCCCATAAAAGGCTCCAGTATAGATATTTTTTTCGGGGTGGTGGAATAGTGAAAAGTCAGCTCCTCGTGGGGCAGCGACAGAGACCTGCACTTGCCGATAACATGCTGGGCCAGGGGATGGCCTACCCTGTAGATATTGGCATCTTCGATGTTTTTCCCTATCCGGTATGGCCCGGGGTGGATGTTCTCTTGAGGGAAAGGGTTTTCCCGGAGCGTGAAGGAATGGTCCTCCGAAGAAAAATCCGCATAAGGGGCAAGGTAATAACGGGTCAGCTCCCAGAGCCAGTTCTCATATCGTGAGAGATAGTCCTTGCTTTCCCGGAGATTCACCCTCAGTTTTTCATGAACTTCCTCGTCGAAATTCTCGAGAAGGGATTGCCTCGTAATATTCATCGTCTCATCGATCTCAGCTTCCATTTCCTTCTGCAGGGCGTCGAAGGCGCCCTGTATCTCTTCCTCGGTACGGCAGTCCTGGTAAATCTGAGCGATGCGCCTTTCGAAATCGACGCCGGATTCGATGGTCCCGAGCACCTCGTCGCTCGCCCCGAAGACCCCCTCAAAGAGGCCGAACTTCTCGGATAAGAGCTGATAGACCCTCTGATCGGCTGCATTTGTTTTATTGAGAAAGTTTACCACGACCACATCGTGCTTCTGGCCGTACCGGTGGCAACGGCCTATTCTCTGCTCGATCCTCTGAGGATTCCAGGGCAGGTCATAGTTCACCACAAGAGAACAGAACTGAAGGTTTATGCCTTCCGCTCCCGCCTCCGTGGCTATCATGATCTCCGCCTCATCCCTGAAGTAATCGACGAGGGCGGCCCTCATGTCGGCGGTTTTCGAGCCGGTTATCCGGTCCGTCCCTGCGTGCTTCTCCAGCCAGCTTTTATAGATCCGTCTGGAATCGGCATCATTATTGGAGCCGTTGAAAAAAACGATCTTACCCGCATGTTCCGTCCTGTCGAGTATCTGTTTCAGGTATTCCTGAGTCCTCGTAGATTCGGTAAAGATTACCGCCTTTCTCGCAGCCCCTTTCTCCTCCGCCAGGACAAATCCTTTCTTAAGAGCCGTGAGCAGCACTTCCCCTTTTGAATTCTTCCGGATGGATTTTGCCAATGCATGGAAGGCGGCGAGAGAACTCATCTCCTCCCTCATATTCTTTACATCTTCTTCAGTATATTGGGGCCTTTCCTCACCTGCCTGTGCCTCGGCCTCCTCGTCGGCCCACTCGTCCTCGACCTCTTCAATGGTCTCAAAATGCTGAAATAGAGACTCCTCAAGGGGGGTGGCCGGTATTTCATATCCCTTCACCATGGCTTCCAATCTCTTCGAAAGCGACTCGAGGGTGGCGGAAATCGCGTAGGTGGAGGAGGCAAGAAGCTTTCTCAGGATAAGGGTCATCAGCTGCCGCTGACCGGAAGGCAGGGCATAGAGGCTCGGTCTCTGGAGGTATTCGGATACGAGATTATAGAGTTGCTGTTCGTTTTCAGTGGGGTAGAACTCCTGAGTTATGGGAGTGCGGTTTGTATATTTGATATATTCCAGAACCTGCCTTCGAAGGGTCCGCTGACAGATCGGTTTGAGCCTGGATTTCAGGTCCGAGAAATCCTCTTC contains the following coding sequences:
- a CDS encoding SNF2-related protein, whose product is MQLTPYHAKYYAHELTKRCSSNSIEKLAASLSDAQVDLNPHQVEAALFAFRSPLSKGAILADEVGLGKTIEAGILLSQKWAERKRKLLIIVPSSLRKQWNQELADKFFLPSLILETKSFNREIKKGHVNPFDQREIVICSYHFARGKDAYIKQVNWDLIVIDEAHHLRNVYKPTNRIANTIKAAVAHAPKVLLTATPLQNSLLELYGLVSVIDDYAFGDLKSFKSRYSRLTGEEDFSDLKSRLKPICQRTLRRQVLEYIKYTNRTPITQEFYPTENEQQLYNLVSEYLQRPSLYALPSGQRQLMTLILRKLLASSTYAISATLESLSKRLEAMVKGYEIPATPLEESLFQHFETIEEVEDEWADEEAEAQAGEERPQYTEEDVKNMREEMSSLAAFHALAKSIRKNSKGEVLLTALKKGFVLAEEKGAARKAVIFTESTRTQEYLKQILDRTEHAGKIVFFNGSNNDADSRRIYKSWLEKHAGTDRITGSKTADMRAALVDYFRDEAEIMIATEAGAEGINLQFCSLVVNYDLPWNPQRIEQRIGRCHRYGQKHDVVVVNFLNKTNAADQRVYQLLSEKFGLFEGVFGASDEVLGTIESGVDFERRIAQIYQDCRTEEEIQGAFDALQKEMEAEIDETMNITRQSLLENFDEEVHEKLRVNLRESKDYLSRYENWLWELTRYYLAPYADFSSEDHSFTLRENPFPQENIHPGPYRIGKNIEDANIYRVGHPLAQHVIGKCRSLSLPHEELTFHYSTTPKKISILEPFMGKAGWLSVINLTVNTFESEDELLFCGFCDDGAGLDADTCRRFFSLPVTINPCELSVKNGVRDQINQMTERLEGEVLQAIGARNAGFFDTEMGKLDKWADDVKSSLEIELKELDKEIKFRKTEAKKLPGLAEKVEAQRVIKVLEKKRNSLRMNLYQAQDEVDLKKDRLIEEIEARLKQKIERKELFLIRWRIG
- a CDS encoding nucleotidyltransferase family protein is translated as MAGSLDEVKAIIEKNKAKLAGRYGIRRIGIFGSFVRDEQHRRSDIDILVEFEEVPGLLRFVHIEEHLRRLLGRKVDLVRQEALRPELRERILKEAVYI
- a CDS encoding DUF86 domain-containing protein: MTREYGFFLRDILKAIDDIGKFIAHMDYAAFLEDEKTKSAVVWKITNIGEAAKNIPQSVRSRHRSVPWKDMARMRDKIAHLYFGIDYALVWGVATKELPEIKPEIEKIFQDSHDAGPHGGNHM